The Lysobacter gummosus genome includes a region encoding these proteins:
- a CDS encoding FG-GAP-like repeat-containing protein: MDSSVCRCWIIQSAGPPCGADGDRIAARDRHEPILNQGATVRIGHLLGFGALCAALCGTGQAAIITSVAGGGWNGQYATRISLQYTKAIAITGSDHMYVADLVHVYRIDPDGLTQVIAGTDTPGYSGDGGPATAAQINDPTALAVDAAGNVYFADTGNNRVRRIGTDGIITTVAGTGAIGAAVDGPATASPVSYPSGLAIGPDGLLYIADSGNERVRRLNADGTLQTVAGGGSNGFGDGGPATGAYISTVRGLAFDRAGALYLVGSERIRRIGTDGIITTVAGGGFSTDDGPVLNALLSSPWGLTVDAFGNLYVAESGTSRVRKIANGSIVTVAGRMNGGYLDGDGGEATLASLNRPHAVATDSEGNVYIADSLNARVRKLALAGTGLPRTGEFPFQAAQGMNVAITPMRVKVGDVTGDGRDDIVLVQGSASSINPAIDNRVAVYPRKLGGGFADPIIVKFFPDQRLITPDLHLADMNRDGIDDIVIGHRLGVSILLGNRNGTLTSRNSYLSTPSSLDGSVAVLDVNRDGYLDVAHQRSDVGNPGARDFNVFFGNPGGAIMSLAPINTSLRGGYPLHAIDVNDDGIKDLVAMVGGRLYLFLHDGISGFKSEVYFGEGVASIGSGDFDDDGRINIVESAGNEPSYAVWVLGQRMVTNYLLSELTGADMDGDGRDDLVAVAKDKLFFYRQNDFGLSEASIASASLGRIAVGDLNGDGCKDVVGTTANASFVQIHYGKNCVNSKPASSDIEGNGRSDLIWRDDARQHVAIWGMSGAERLYGVGHNVPPEWRVIATGDFNGDRKLDLIWTDGVSMQLWQGRGDGYFDGVMMRGYPTGYRVVATGDITGDGNADLLWRNDANTAMGLWAMNGAQVIDSQSYSTSPDWWVAGSGDLSGDGRLDLIWTNGASMQLWRAVGDKIFAGDTMPDFPQGWELGAVGDVTGDGKADLLWRLPGQPHVAAWAMDGAARLSGAPYLIDANWRIAQSGDYNGDGVTDLIWTDGSRMRLWQAVPGGGFGELEMPAYPLGWSTIRR; encoded by the coding sequence ATGGATTCGTCGGTGTGCCGATGCTGGATTATCCAGTCGGCTGGTCCACCGTGCGGCGCTGACGGCGATCGCATCGCTGCACGCGATCGTCACGAACCAATATTAAATCAGGGGGCCACAGTGCGAATCGGACATCTTCTCGGCTTTGGCGCGTTGTGCGCGGCGTTGTGCGGCACGGGTCAGGCCGCGATCATCACCTCGGTCGCCGGCGGCGGATGGAATGGCCAATACGCCACGCGCATCTCGCTGCAATACACCAAGGCTATCGCGATCACCGGATCGGATCACATGTACGTGGCCGATCTTGTCCATGTCTACCGAATTGATCCCGATGGCCTGACCCAGGTGATTGCCGGCACCGACACGCCCGGTTATAGCGGCGACGGCGGGCCGGCCACCGCTGCGCAGATCAACGACCCCACCGCGCTCGCGGTGGATGCGGCGGGCAACGTCTACTTCGCCGATACGGGCAACAACCGCGTCCGCAGGATCGGTACCGATGGGATCATCACTACCGTCGCCGGCACGGGCGCGATCGGTGCTGCGGTCGATGGGCCCGCCACGGCGAGCCCGGTGAGCTATCCCAGCGGCTTGGCGATCGGCCCCGACGGCCTGCTCTATATCGCCGACAGCGGCAACGAACGCGTGCGCCGGCTCAACGCCGACGGGACCTTGCAGACCGTCGCCGGTGGCGGCAGCAACGGCTTCGGCGACGGCGGTCCGGCCACCGGCGCCTATATATCCACGGTCAGGGGACTGGCGTTCGATCGCGCCGGCGCCCTGTATCTGGTGGGCAGCGAGCGAATTCGCCGGATCGGTACGGACGGCATCATCACCACCGTGGCCGGCGGCGGCTTCAGCACGGACGATGGTCCGGTATTGAATGCGCTATTGAGTTCCCCTTGGGGCCTGACTGTGGATGCCTTCGGCAACCTCTATGTGGCCGAGTCCGGAACATCGCGCGTACGCAAGATCGCCAACGGCTCGATCGTCACGGTGGCCGGGCGCATGAACGGCGGGTACCTGGATGGGGACGGCGGTGAAGCCACCCTCGCGTCGCTCAATCGACCCCACGCCGTAGCCACCGACAGCGAGGGCAATGTCTACATTGCCGATTCGCTCAACGCACGGGTACGTAAACTAGCGCTGGCCGGAACTGGATTGCCGCGTACCGGCGAGTTCCCCTTCCAGGCCGCACAGGGGATGAACGTCGCCATCACGCCGATGCGGGTGAAAGTCGGCGATGTCACCGGCGACGGCCGCGACGACATCGTCCTGGTCCAGGGTTCTGCCAGCTCGATCAATCCGGCCATCGACAATCGGGTCGCGGTGTACCCGCGCAAGCTGGGAGGCGGCTTTGCCGATCCGATCATCGTCAAGTTCTTTCCGGATCAGCGACTGATTACGCCCGATCTGCATCTGGCCGACATGAACCGAGACGGCATCGACGATATCGTCATCGGCCACCGTCTCGGCGTGAGCATCCTGTTGGGCAATCGCAACGGGACGTTGACCAGCCGCAATTCCTACCTGTCCACTCCGAGCAGCCTCGACGGCAGCGTCGCCGTGCTCGACGTCAATCGTGACGGCTACCTGGATGTCGCGCATCAGCGATCGGACGTGGGCAATCCCGGCGCGCGCGATTTCAATGTGTTCTTCGGCAACCCGGGCGGGGCCATCATGTCGTTGGCCCCGATCAATACCTCGTTGCGTGGTGGTTATCCGCTGCATGCGATCGACGTCAACGACGATGGGATCAAGGACTTGGTGGCGATGGTCGGAGGGCGCCTCTACTTGTTTCTGCACGACGGCATAAGCGGGTTCAAGAGCGAGGTTTATTTCGGCGAAGGCGTGGCTTCCATCGGCAGCGGAGACTTCGACGACGACGGCCGCATCAACATCGTTGAATCCGCAGGAAACGAGCCCAGCTACGCGGTATGGGTGCTCGGTCAGCGCATGGTGACCAACTACCTGCTCAGTGAGCTGACAGGAGCCGATATGGATGGCGACGGCCGCGACGACCTGGTAGCCGTCGCGAAAGACAAGCTGTTCTTTTACAGGCAGAACGATTTCGGTTTGAGCGAAGCATCCATTGCCTCCGCCAGCCTGGGCCGGATCGCGGTCGGCGATCTGAACGGCGATGGTTGCAAGGATGTGGTCGGAACGACCGCGAACGCGAGCTTCGTGCAGATCCACTATGGCAAGAACTGCGTCAATTCCAAGCCCGCATCGTCGGACATCGAAGGCAACGGTCGCAGCGACTTGATCTGGCGCGACGATGCGCGTCAGCACGTCGCGATCTGGGGCATGAGCGGCGCTGAGCGGTTGTACGGCGTCGGCCACAACGTGCCGCCGGAATGGCGGGTGATCGCCACCGGCGATTTCAACGGCGATCGCAAGCTCGACCTGATCTGGACCGACGGCGTCAGCATGCAGTTGTGGCAGGGTCGCGGCGACGGCTATTTCGACGGCGTGATGATGCGCGGCTATCCGACCGGTTACCGCGTGGTCGCGACCGGCGACATCACCGGAGACGGCAACGCCGACCTGCTGTGGCGCAACGACGCCAACACGGCGATGGGGTTGTGGGCGATGAACGGGGCGCAGGTGATCGACAGCCAAAGTTATTCGACCAGTCCCGACTGGTGGGTGGCCGGCAGCGGCGACCTCAGCGGCGACGGCCGCCTGGACCTGATCTGGACCAACGGCGCCTCGATGCAATTGTGGCGTGCGGTCGGCGACAAGATTTTCGCCGGCGACACCATGCCGGACTTCCCACAAGGCTGGGAACTGGGCGCGGTGGGCGATGTCACCGGCGACGGCAAGGCCGACCTGCTGTGGCGTCTGCCGGGCCAGCCGCACGTGGCGGCGTGGGCGATGGACGGCGCCGCGCGCCTGAGCGGCGCGCCGTACTTGATCGACGCCAACTGGCGCATCGCTCAGAGCGGCGATTACAACGGCGACGGCGTGACCGACCTGATCTGGACCGACGGCAGCCGCATGCGTCTGTGGCAGGCGGTCCCGGGCGGCGGCTTCGGCGAATTGGAAATGCCGGCGTATCCGCTGGGGTGGTCGACGATCCGCCGTTGA
- a CDS encoding FG-GAP-like repeat-containing protein — MSFKRARAGSSPYSDTGAGTRLAQINQEGMMRTLGLLIIGAICAAFSAASQGAIITSVAGGGSGGSYATRQSLFQPKAIAITPNGDMYVAEYSQIRKITPDGVATIIAGASYLGYGGDGGPAVDAVLNQPSAIAVDPAGNIYIADTYNHRIRKIDTSGIIRTIAGTGVAAASDDGVATATSLNYPGGVAFGGPKNTLYIADTQNHRIRLLDTDGRLVTVAGDGVAGFSGEGVPAEQARVSAPTGLATDVANLYIADTGNERVRQIDFVGRIRTLAGGGSSDTTTDALTARLREPRALAIEPGTPFLFVAEAGSSVVRQISGGWIRPFAGVANSPGYAGDGGDATLATFNRPAGVALDSDGNIYVADTGNQRVRKVALRSAGLPRVGGSKFLGYSVIPVPATVTQRYARLAVGDVTGDGLDDVVVATGRESGSDPQTLKVMLFSGLAGGGLAAPQTAYYASEGSVVVPNIVLADMNNDDILDILIGERTGLSIFPGNGNGALSGTHYSLPIPGGVAGALAVMDVNNDSTPDVVHYLDDLGDQVARDLQVFLGSGGGRLAAPYAVNSALAGGSNIRAGDVNGDGFKDLVVTTKYAQIYVYEHDGINNFRPERSAGVGGNIALGDFDHDGRTDILSAIYGNGSSTMVVRYSADGRSEMSSIPEVALDLNAGDFNGDRRDDLLLTRYDELVAYRQTPLGLSDEVAYSAPGAIGVARGEISGDGCRDAVVLSSQGLLLFPGRNCVEGTLNDLNGDGKSDLVWRDDSREHLVTWRMDGATRVEGMSRLVSPEWRVLATGDFQGDHKLDLIWTDGMQMQLWEGDGKGGFTGVQMRSYPVGYRVVAVGDVNGDGNTDLLWRGDDNTAVGLWVMKGAQIIDSASYSVKKTWWVAGSADMTGDGRMDVVWTDGTFMSLAQADEGLTFKFVEMPGYPQGWELAAVGDINGDGKGDLMWRYPDEGYLVTWAMDGATRLSGRTYQPGAAWRIVQTGDLTGDGRTDVIWTDGHQMQLWQSQGDGFVGVPMLDYPVGWSTVRR, encoded by the coding sequence TTGAGTTTCAAACGCGCGCGGGCGGGAAGCTCGCCGTATTCGGATACGGGCGCGGGTACGCGTCTGGCACAGATTAATCAGGAGGGCATGATGCGGACTCTCGGACTGCTAATCATCGGCGCGATCTGCGCTGCGTTTTCTGCCGCGTCGCAAGGCGCGATCATCACCTCCGTCGCCGGCGGCGGCAGCGGCGGCAGTTATGCCACGCGGCAAAGTCTGTTTCAGCCCAAGGCGATCGCCATCACGCCGAACGGCGACATGTACGTGGCCGAATATTCGCAGATACGCAAGATCACGCCCGACGGCGTCGCCACAATCATCGCCGGCGCCAGCTATCTGGGCTACGGCGGCGATGGCGGGCCCGCCGTCGACGCCGTGCTCAATCAACCTTCCGCGATCGCGGTCGATCCTGCGGGCAACATCTATATCGCCGATACCTACAATCATCGTATCCGCAAGATCGACACCAGCGGCATTATCCGCACGATCGCTGGCACCGGTGTGGCCGCTGCGTCGGACGACGGCGTCGCTACGGCCACGTCGTTGAATTATCCCGGCGGCGTTGCGTTCGGCGGCCCCAAAAATACGTTGTATATCGCCGACACCCAGAATCACCGTATTCGCCTGCTCGACACGGACGGCAGACTGGTGACCGTCGCTGGCGATGGCGTCGCCGGCTTCAGCGGCGAGGGCGTGCCGGCAGAGCAGGCGCGGGTATCCGCCCCGACCGGCTTGGCCACCGATGTCGCCAACTTGTACATCGCCGATACCGGCAACGAGCGCGTTCGTCAGATCGATTTCGTCGGTCGCATCCGGACGTTGGCCGGTGGCGGCAGCAGCGACACGACCACCGACGCGCTCACGGCGAGGTTGCGTGAGCCGCGTGCCCTGGCCATCGAACCGGGAACTCCTTTTTTGTTCGTGGCCGAAGCCGGCAGTTCGGTCGTGCGTCAGATCTCGGGAGGCTGGATCAGGCCGTTTGCCGGCGTCGCCAACAGTCCCGGCTATGCCGGCGACGGTGGCGATGCGACCCTGGCGACCTTCAATCGGCCGGCCGGTGTGGCATTGGACAGCGATGGCAACATCTATGTCGCCGATACCGGCAACCAGCGGGTACGCAAAGTCGCGCTGAGAAGCGCAGGCCTGCCTCGCGTGGGCGGCAGCAAGTTCCTGGGCTATTCCGTCATCCCCGTTCCCGCCACGGTGACGCAACGGTATGCAAGACTGGCTGTGGGCGATGTGACCGGCGATGGACTCGACGATGTCGTCGTGGCAACCGGACGCGAATCCGGCAGCGATCCGCAGACATTGAAGGTGATGTTGTTCTCCGGCCTGGCCGGCGGCGGTCTGGCCGCTCCGCAGACCGCGTACTACGCCAGCGAAGGCAGTGTCGTCGTTCCCAATATCGTGCTCGCCGATATGAACAACGACGACATCCTCGATATCCTGATCGGCGAACGCACGGGCCTTTCGATTTTCCCAGGAAATGGCAACGGCGCTCTGTCGGGCACGCATTATTCGCTGCCGATCCCAGGCGGCGTGGCTGGCGCCTTGGCGGTGATGGACGTCAATAACGACAGTACGCCCGATGTCGTGCACTACCTCGACGATCTGGGCGACCAAGTCGCGCGCGATCTGCAAGTGTTCCTGGGCAGCGGCGGCGGTCGTCTGGCGGCTCCCTATGCCGTGAACAGCGCGCTGGCAGGTGGGTCGAATATCCGCGCCGGCGACGTCAATGGCGACGGTTTCAAGGATCTGGTGGTGACGACGAAGTACGCTCAGATCTACGTGTACGAACACGACGGCATCAACAATTTCAGGCCTGAGCGCTCGGCCGGAGTCGGCGGGAACATCGCTTTAGGCGATTTCGATCACGACGGACGCACGGACATTCTTTCCGCGATCTACGGCAACGGCAGCAGCACCATGGTCGTGAGGTACAGCGCCGATGGCCGTTCCGAAATGAGCTCCATACCGGAAGTGGCGCTCGATCTGAATGCGGGCGATTTCAATGGCGATCGCCGCGACGACTTGCTGCTGACGAGATACGACGAATTGGTGGCCTACCGTCAGACCCCGCTGGGCCTGTCCGATGAAGTGGCTTATTCGGCTCCTGGCGCGATCGGCGTGGCGCGAGGCGAAATCAGCGGCGACGGTTGCCGCGATGCCGTGGTTCTGAGCAGCCAGGGCCTGTTGCTGTTCCCGGGACGCAACTGCGTGGAAGGCACGCTCAATGATTTGAATGGCGATGGCAAATCGGATCTGGTGTGGCGCGACGACAGCCGCGAGCATCTGGTGACCTGGCGGATGGACGGTGCGACCCGCGTCGAAGGCATGAGCCGCCTGGTATCGCCGGAGTGGCGAGTGTTGGCGACCGGCGATTTCCAGGGCGACCACAAGCTCGATCTCATCTGGACCGACGGCATGCAAATGCAGCTGTGGGAGGGAGACGGCAAAGGCGGATTCACCGGCGTGCAGATGCGCAGTTACCCGGTTGGCTATCGCGTGGTTGCGGTGGGCGACGTCAACGGCGACGGCAACACCGATCTGCTGTGGCGTGGCGACGACAATACCGCTGTCGGCCTGTGGGTTATGAAGGGCGCGCAGATCATCGACAGCGCCTCCTACAGTGTGAAGAAGACCTGGTGGGTCGCCGGCAGCGCGGACATGACCGGCGATGGACGCATGGACGTGGTCTGGACCGATGGCACGTTCATGAGCTTGGCGCAGGCGGACGAAGGTCTGACTTTCAAGTTTGTGGAGATGCCCGGCTATCCGCAGGGTTGGGAACTGGCCGCGGTCGGCGACATCAACGGCGACGGCAAGGGCGACCTGATGTGGCGTTATCCGGACGAAGGCTACCTGGTGACTTGGGCGATGGACGGCGCCACGCGTTTGTCCGGACGGACTTATCAGCCCGGCGCGGCCTGGCGAATCGTCCAGACCGGCGATTTGACCGGCGACGGCCGCACCGACGTGATCTGGACCGATGGCCATCAGATGCAGTTGTGGCAATCGCAGGGCGATGGATTCGTCGGTGTGCCGATGCTGGATTATCCAGTCGGCTGGTCCACCGTGCGGCGCTGA
- a CDS encoding DUF58 domain-containing protein: MKSALPPPLPVASSDADLSVPRDRALPRRGWARPAPRWAWLVLPWSALGLAASAGWLQTQAWQAATIVVLLIALIDLARLLRAPTPQAARKMHDTWAIGVERPVTLTVEASQRRQRVDAFDLHPGGWAMRDLPRRLDLRRGEAAIFDYQLRANMRGDFQFDGVQLRMHSPWGLWWQSRVTGEIQRVRVFPNFAPLAKFAMFSAEQASRLVGAHVKRRRGEGTDFHQMREYRVGDSLRQIDWKATARARRLISREYQDERNQQLVLMLDTGRRLMARDGALSHFDHVLDAALVVAYLALRQGDGVGLLANGGQSRWVPPQRGVGAIDNLLRASYALQPQPIATDFLAAATELSLRQRRRSLVMLVTNLRDEDMDDLLAAVRMLRGRHLVCVASLREGSLDQALDEEVDDLSGAIRAGATAQYLEHRVRAHEALRNHGVMVLDVSCSQLAASLVEKYLAVKRDGLL, translated from the coding sequence ATGAAATCGGCCTTGCCGCCGCCGCTGCCGGTTGCATCGAGCGACGCCGATCTGTCGGTGCCGCGCGATCGCGCGCTGCCGCGGCGCGGTTGGGCGCGGCCGGCGCCGCGCTGGGCGTGGCTGGTGCTGCCGTGGTCGGCGCTGGGCCTGGCGGCCAGCGCGGGCTGGCTGCAGACGCAGGCATGGCAGGCGGCGACGATCGTGGTGTTGCTGATTGCGCTGATCGACCTGGCGCGACTGTTGCGCGCGCCGACGCCGCAGGCCGCGCGCAAGATGCACGACACCTGGGCGATCGGCGTGGAGCGTCCGGTCACCCTGACCGTGGAAGCGAGCCAGCGCCGGCAGCGCGTGGACGCATTCGATCTGCATCCTGGCGGCTGGGCGATGCGCGATCTGCCGCGCCGTCTGGATCTGCGCCGCGGCGAGGCGGCGATCTTCGATTACCAGTTGCGCGCCAACATGCGCGGCGACTTCCAGTTCGACGGCGTGCAACTGCGCATGCATTCGCCGTGGGGCCTGTGGTGGCAGTCGCGGGTGACCGGCGAAATCCAGCGCGTGCGCGTGTTTCCCAATTTCGCCCCGCTGGCCAAGTTCGCGATGTTCAGCGCCGAACAGGCCTCGCGGCTGGTCGGCGCGCACGTCAAGCGCCGCCGCGGCGAAGGCACCGATTTCCACCAGATGCGCGAGTATCGCGTCGGCGACAGCCTGCGCCAGATCGACTGGAAGGCGACCGCGCGCGCGCGTCGGCTGATCTCGCGCGAGTACCAGGACGAACGCAACCAGCAACTGGTGCTGATGCTCGACACCGGCCGCCGGCTGATGGCGCGCGACGGCGCCTTGTCGCATTTCGATCACGTGCTGGACGCGGCGCTGGTGGTGGCGTATCTGGCGCTGCGTCAGGGCGACGGCGTCGGCTTGCTCGCCAACGGCGGCCAGAGCCGCTGGGTGCCGCCGCAGCGCGGCGTCGGCGCGATCGACAACCTGCTGCGCGCCAGCTACGCGCTGCAGCCGCAGCCGATCGCCACCGACTTCCTCGCCGCGGCCACCGAATTGTCGCTGCGCCAGCGCCGCCGCTCGCTGGTGATGCTGGTGACGAATCTGCGCGACGAAGACATGGACGATCTGCTCGCCGCCGTGCGCATGCTGCGCGGGCGTCACCTGGTGTGCGTGGCCAGTCTGCGCGAAGGCTCGCTCGACCAGGCGCTGGACGAAGAGGTCGACGACCTGTCCGGCGCGATACGCGCCGGCGCCACCGCGCAATACCTGGAACACCGCGTGCGCGCGCACGAAGCCCTGCGCAATCATGGAGTCATGGTGCTGGACGTGAGCTGCAGCCAACTGGCGGCGTCGTTGGTGGAGAAGTATCTCGCGGTTAAGCGAGACGGGTTGCTGTAG
- a CDS encoding AAA family ATPase — MSLDAAPLVPITGAALAQRAAEVREQVSKAFIGQADVLDQILIALLAGGHALLEGVPGLGKTLVVRALSKALDCGYARVQFTPDLMPSDISGHAVYDPKTESFNIRRGPVFTNLLLADEINRAPAKTQSALLEAMQELQVTIEGHSFELPPPFLTLATQNPVEQEGTYPLPEAQLDRFLLKILIDYPSRADEKRMVTAVSLGRSASDFDLSQVQRVLGPEEIVAMQQGTALVRVDEAVIDYVVRIVGKTRDWAGIALGAGPRGSLGLVRAARAQAVLSGRDFVTPDDVREVAKPVLRHRIALAPELQIEGQSPDDVLHTLLATVEAPRQ, encoded by the coding sequence ATGAGCCTCGACGCCGCTCCGCTCGTTCCGATCACCGGCGCCGCGCTGGCGCAACGCGCCGCCGAAGTGCGCGAGCAAGTCAGCAAGGCCTTCATCGGCCAGGCCGACGTTCTCGACCAGATCCTCATCGCCTTGCTCGCCGGCGGCCACGCGCTGCTGGAAGGCGTACCCGGCCTGGGCAAGACCCTGGTGGTGCGCGCGCTGTCCAAGGCCCTGGACTGCGGCTATGCGCGCGTGCAGTTCACGCCCGACCTGATGCCCAGCGACATCAGCGGCCACGCGGTATACGACCCCAAGACGGAGAGCTTCAACATCCGCAGGGGCCCTGTTTTCACCAATCTGCTGTTGGCCGACGAAATCAATCGCGCTCCGGCCAAGACCCAGTCGGCCTTGCTCGAAGCGATGCAGGAACTGCAGGTCACCATCGAAGGCCACAGCTTCGAGCTGCCGCCGCCGTTCCTGACCCTGGCCACGCAGAATCCGGTCGAGCAGGAAGGCACCTACCCGCTGCCCGAAGCGCAGTTGGACCGGTTCCTGCTCAAGATTCTGATCGACTACCCCAGCCGCGCCGACGAGAAGCGCATGGTCACCGCGGTCAGCCTGGGCCGCAGCGCGTCGGATTTCGATCTCTCGCAGGTGCAGCGCGTGCTCGGCCCGGAAGAGATCGTGGCGATGCAGCAAGGCACCGCGCTGGTGCGGGTGGACGAGGCGGTGATCGACTACGTCGTGCGCATCGTCGGCAAGACCCGCGACTGGGCCGGCATCGCGCTCGGCGCCGGCCCGCGCGGCAGCCTCGGGCTGGTGCGCGCGGCGCGCGCGCAGGCGGTGCTGTCGGGCCGCGATTTCGTCACTCCCGACGACGTGCGCGAAGTCGCCAAGCCGGTGCTGCGCCATCGCATCGCGCTGGCGCCGGAGTTGCAGATCGAGGGCCAGTCGCCCGACGACGTGCTGCACACCCTGCTCGCCACGGTGGAAGCGCCGCGTCAATGA
- a CDS encoding DUF4350 domain-containing protein — MNRGNAVFVAVGAVVVIALALIIGVIWKRGYVKVEETVDSPRTGEAASNPLYVLKLALQKDGVKVDARQRLLLSTHTLKPRDTVLIYRDPRTLSASDADALLAWVEHGGHLIVRTPPWRENIGSSPVPVLDALGVTLLDADDVPDAEDQRDQCVGLYERSTAPQDLFCDARRFYFYNSEVDPDFAWGDEDSAYVYARFPFGEGKVDVLSDLDFLSNRGGTGNSFLDGLGMGGRDRIAKPGSAALARQVLAPNYRAGTIHLIYAAEVPSLWKTLIVNSWMAWLPLLLWLLGWLWQRMQRLGPLRPAPAMERRSLLEHIVASGEHIYRYGYGPSLHAAVRAAFLARLRRRDPYAAAIQGEAQIDLLAQRYKNEPNLDVAAIRDALATPLARDHAAFRARIATLIRMRNRL, encoded by the coding sequence ATGAACCGCGGCAACGCAGTGTTCGTCGCCGTCGGCGCGGTCGTGGTGATCGCGCTGGCGCTGATCATCGGCGTGATCTGGAAGCGCGGCTACGTCAAGGTCGAGGAAACCGTCGATAGCCCGCGCACCGGCGAGGCCGCCAGCAATCCGCTGTACGTGCTCAAGCTGGCCTTGCAGAAGGACGGGGTGAAGGTCGACGCGCGCCAGCGCCTGCTGTTGTCCACGCACACGTTGAAGCCGCGCGACACGGTGCTGATCTATCGCGATCCGCGCACGCTGTCCGCGTCCGACGCCGATGCCTTGCTGGCCTGGGTCGAGCACGGCGGCCATCTGATCGTGCGCACGCCGCCGTGGCGCGAAAATATCGGCAGCTCGCCGGTGCCGGTGCTCGACGCGCTCGGGGTGACCCTGCTCGACGCCGACGACGTGCCCGACGCCGAGGATCAGCGCGACCAGTGCGTGGGCCTGTACGAGCGCAGCACCGCGCCGCAGGACTTGTTCTGCGACGCGCGCCGGTTCTATTTCTACAACAGCGAGGTCGATCCGGACTTCGCCTGGGGCGATGAGGACAGCGCCTACGTCTACGCGCGCTTCCCTTTCGGCGAGGGCAAGGTCGATGTGCTGTCGGACCTGGATTTCCTGTCCAATCGCGGCGGCACCGGCAATTCGTTTCTCGACGGCCTGGGCATGGGCGGGCGCGATCGCATCGCCAAGCCGGGCAGCGCCGCCCTGGCGCGGCAGGTCCTGGCGCCGAATTACCGCGCCGGCACCATCCACCTGATCTACGCCGCTGAAGTTCCGTCGCTGTGGAAGACCCTGATCGTCAACAGCTGGATGGCGTGGCTGCCGCTGCTGCTGTGGCTGCTGGGCTGGCTGTGGCAGCGCATGCAGCGGCTGGGGCCGTTGCGGCCGGCGCCGGCGATGGAGCGGCGTTCGCTGCTGGAACATATCGTCGCCAGCGGCGAACACATCTACCGCTACGGCTACGGCCCGAGCCTGCACGCGGCGGTGCGCGCCGCGTTCCTGGCGCGATTGCGCCGGCGCGATCCGTATGCCGCCGCGATCCAGGGCGAGGCGCAGATCGACCTGCTCGCCCAGCGCTACAAGAACGAACCCAACCTCGACGTCGCCGCGATCCGCGACGCCCTGGCCACTCCGCTGGCGCGCGACCACGCCGCGTTCCGCGCCCGCATCGCCACTTTGATCCGCATGAGAAACCGCTTATGA
- a CDS encoding stage II sporulation protein M, giving the protein MRQERFVERHQAEWREFEFWLEKRSLSARDARRHRRSWTGIGDDEMPARHRRLCQQLALARRRGYSAVVTDRLQSLMQRGHSVLYRTKPVHWRRAIEFLLAGFPRLVRAEWRCMLTAALLFVIPLVSIFVAIQIKPDLASGLFDAQSLASYEQMYDPASKRHLGRTDEDDLQMFAHYIGNNVGIGFQTFAAGLLAGLGTVFVLIFNGITIGGVAGHLQAVGHGDPFWRFVAGHSAPELTAIVIAGGAGLRMGLSLLAPGQRRRVDSLIHGGRRGAKICIGVFAMLVFAAFVEAFWSSIASVPASIKYTVGAALWVLVFAWLARGGRNAIHQDDEDAQ; this is encoded by the coding sequence ATGAGGCAGGAGCGTTTCGTCGAGCGTCATCAGGCCGAGTGGCGCGAGTTCGAATTCTGGCTGGAGAAGCGTTCGCTCAGCGCGCGCGATGCGCGCAGGCACCGGCGCTCGTGGACCGGCATCGGCGACGATGAAATGCCCGCGCGCCATCGACGCCTGTGCCAGCAACTGGCGCTGGCGCGCCGGCGCGGCTACAGCGCGGTGGTCACCGACCGCCTGCAGTCGCTGATGCAGCGCGGCCACAGCGTGCTGTACCGGACCAAGCCGGTGCACTGGCGACGCGCGATCGAATTCCTGCTGGCCGGTTTCCCGCGCCTGGTACGCGCCGAATGGCGCTGCATGCTGACGGCGGCGCTGCTGTTCGTGATTCCGCTGGTGAGCATCTTCGTCGCCATCCAGATCAAGCCCGACCTGGCCTCGGGCCTGTTCGACGCGCAATCGCTGGCCAGTTACGAGCAAATGTACGACCCGGCCTCCAAGCGCCACCTGGGTCGCACCGACGAAGACGACCTGCAGATGTTCGCGCACTACATCGGCAACAACGTCGGCATCGGTTTCCAGACCTTCGCCGCCGGCCTGCTGGCCGGTTTGGGCACGGTGTTCGTGCTGATCTTCAACGGCATCACCATCGGCGGGGTTGCCGGGCATCTGCAGGCGGTCGGCCACGGCGATCCGTTCTGGCGTTTCGTCGCCGGGCATTCGGCGCCGGAACTCACCGCGATCGTCATCGCCGGCGGCGCCGGCCTGCGCATGGGCCTGAGCCTGCTGGCGCCAGGCCAGCGCCGCCGCGTCGATTCGCTGATCCACGGCGGCCGCCGCGGCGCCAAGATCTGTATCGGCGTGTTCGCGATGCTGGTGTTCGCCGCCTTCGTGGAAGCGTTCTGGTCCTCGATCGCGAGCGTGCCGGCGTCGATCAAGTACACGGTCGGCGCGGCGTTGTGGGTGCTGGTGTTCGCCTGGCTGGCGCGCGGCGGCCGCAACGCGATCCATCAGGACGACGAAGACGCGCAATGA